A genomic region of Homo sapiens chromosome 4, GRCh38.p14 Primary Assembly contains the following coding sequences:
- the CTBP1 gene encoding C-terminal-binding protein 1 isoform 3 (isoform 3 is encoded by transcript variant 3): protein MGSSHLLNKGLPLGVRPPIMNGPLHPRPLVALLDGRDCTVEMPILKDVATVAFCDAQSTQEIHEKVLNEAVGALMYHTITLTREDLEKFKALRIIVRIGSGFDNIDIKSAGDLGIAVCNVPAASVEETADSTLCHILNLYRRATWLHQALREGTRVQSVEQIREVASGAARIRGETLGIIGLGRVGQAVALRAKAFGFNVLFYDPYLSDGVERALGLQRVSTLQDLLFHSDCVTLHCGLNEHNHHLINDFTVKQMRQGAFLVNTARGGLVDEKALAQALKEGRIRGAALDVHESEPFSFSQGPLKDAPNLICTPHAAWYSEQASIEMREEAAREIRRAITGRIPDSLKNCVNKDHLTAATHWASMDPAVVHPELNGAAYSRYPPGVVGVAPTGIPAAVEGIVPSAMSLSHGLPPVAHPPHAPSPGQTVKPEADRDHASDQL from the exons GCGTCCGACCTCCGATCATGAACGGGCCCCTGCACCCGCGGCCCCTGGTGGCATTGCTGGATGGCCGGGACTGCACAGTGGAGATGCCCATCCTGAAGGACGTGGCCACTGTGGCCTTCTGCGACGCGCAGTCCACGCAGGAGATCCATGAGAAG GTCCTGAACGAGGCTGTGGGGGCCCTGATGTACCACACCATCACTCTCACCAGGGAGGACCTGGAGAAGTTCAAAGCCCTCCGCATCATCGTCCGGATTGGCAGTGGTTTTGACAACATCGACATCAAGTCGGCCGGGGATTTAG GCATTGCCGTCTGCAACGTGCCCGCGGCGTCTGTGGAGGAGACGGCCGACTCGACGCTGTGCCACATCCTGAACCTGTACCGGCGGGCCACCTGGCTGCACCAGGCGCTGCGGGAGGGCACACGAGTCCAGAGCGTCGAGCAGATCCGCGAGGTGGCGTCCGGCGCTGCCAGGATCCGCGGGGAGACCTTGGGCATCATCGGACTTG GTCGCGTGGGGCAGGCAGTGGCGCTGCGGGCCAAGGCCTTCGGCTTCAACGTGCTCTTCTACGACCCTTACTTGTCGGATGGCGTGGAGCGGGCGCTGGGGCTGCAGCGTGTCAGCACCCTGCAGGACCTGCTCTTCCACAGCGACTGCGTGACCCTGCACTGCGGCCTCAACGAGCACAACCACCACCTCATCAACGACTTCACCGTCAAGCAG ATGAGACAAGGGGCCTTCCTGGTGAACACAGCCCGGGGTGGCCTGGTGGATGAGAAGGCGCTGGCCCAGGCCCTGAAGGAGGGCCGGATCCGCGGCGCGGCCCTGGATGTGCACGAGTCGGAACCCTTCAG CTTTAGCCAGGGCCCTCTGAAGGATGCACCCAACCTCATCTGCACCCCCCATGCTGCATGGTACAGCGAGCAGGCATCCATCGAGATGCGAGAGGAGGCGGCACGGGAGATCCGCAGAGCCATCACAG GCCGGATCCCagacagcctgaagaactgtgtcAACAAGGACCATCTGACAGCCGCCACCCACTGGGCCAGCATGGACCCCGCCGTCGTGCACCCTGAGCTCAATGGGGCTGCCTATAG CAGGTACCCTCCGGGCGTGGTGGGCGTGGCCCCCACTGGCATCCCAGCTGCTGTGGAAGGTATCGTCCCCAGCGCCATGTCCCTGTCCCACGGCCTGCCCCCTGTGGCCCACCCGCCCCACGCCCCTTCTCCTGGCCAAACCGTCAAGCCCGAGGCGGATAGAGACCACGCCAGTGACCAGTTGTAG
- the CTBP1 gene encoding C-terminal-binding protein 1 isoform 1 (isoform 1 is encoded by transcript variant 1), with protein MGSSHLLNKGLPLGVRPPIMNGPLHPRPLVALLDGRDCTVEMPILKDVATVAFCDAQSTQEIHEKVLNEAVGALMYHTITLTREDLEKFKALRIIVRIGSGFDNIDIKSAGDLGIAVCNVPAASVEETADSTLCHILNLYRRATWLHQALREGTRVQSVEQIREVASGAARIRGETLGIIGLGRVGQAVALRAKAFGFNVLFYDPYLSDGVERALGLQRVSTLQDLLFHSDCVTLHCGLNEHNHHLINDFTVKQMRQGAFLVNTARGGLVDEKALAQALKEGRIRGAALDVHESEPFSFSQGPLKDAPNLICTPHAAWYSEQASIEMREEAAREIRRAITGRIPDSLKNCVNKDHLTAATHWASMDPAVVHPELNGAAYRYPPGVVGVAPTGIPAAVEGIVPSAMSLSHGLPPVAHPPHAPSPGQTVKPEADRDHASDQL; from the exons GCGTCCGACCTCCGATCATGAACGGGCCCCTGCACCCGCGGCCCCTGGTGGCATTGCTGGATGGCCGGGACTGCACAGTGGAGATGCCCATCCTGAAGGACGTGGCCACTGTGGCCTTCTGCGACGCGCAGTCCACGCAGGAGATCCATGAGAAG GTCCTGAACGAGGCTGTGGGGGCCCTGATGTACCACACCATCACTCTCACCAGGGAGGACCTGGAGAAGTTCAAAGCCCTCCGCATCATCGTCCGGATTGGCAGTGGTTTTGACAACATCGACATCAAGTCGGCCGGGGATTTAG GCATTGCCGTCTGCAACGTGCCCGCGGCGTCTGTGGAGGAGACGGCCGACTCGACGCTGTGCCACATCCTGAACCTGTACCGGCGGGCCACCTGGCTGCACCAGGCGCTGCGGGAGGGCACACGAGTCCAGAGCGTCGAGCAGATCCGCGAGGTGGCGTCCGGCGCTGCCAGGATCCGCGGGGAGACCTTGGGCATCATCGGACTTG GTCGCGTGGGGCAGGCAGTGGCGCTGCGGGCCAAGGCCTTCGGCTTCAACGTGCTCTTCTACGACCCTTACTTGTCGGATGGCGTGGAGCGGGCGCTGGGGCTGCAGCGTGTCAGCACCCTGCAGGACCTGCTCTTCCACAGCGACTGCGTGACCCTGCACTGCGGCCTCAACGAGCACAACCACCACCTCATCAACGACTTCACCGTCAAGCAG ATGAGACAAGGGGCCTTCCTGGTGAACACAGCCCGGGGTGGCCTGGTGGATGAGAAGGCGCTGGCCCAGGCCCTGAAGGAGGGCCGGATCCGCGGCGCGGCCCTGGATGTGCACGAGTCGGAACCCTTCAG CTTTAGCCAGGGCCCTCTGAAGGATGCACCCAACCTCATCTGCACCCCCCATGCTGCATGGTACAGCGAGCAGGCATCCATCGAGATGCGAGAGGAGGCGGCACGGGAGATCCGCAGAGCCATCACAG GCCGGATCCCagacagcctgaagaactgtgtcAACAAGGACCATCTGACAGCCGCCACCCACTGGGCCAGCATGGACCCCGCCGTCGTGCACCCTGAGCTCAATGGGGCTGCCTATAG GTACCCTCCGGGCGTGGTGGGCGTGGCCCCCACTGGCATCCCAGCTGCTGTGGAAGGTATCGTCCCCAGCGCCATGTCCCTGTCCCACGGCCTGCCCCCTGTGGCCCACCCGCCCCACGCCCCTTCTCCTGGCCAAACCGTCAAGCCCGAGGCGGATAGAGACCACGCCAGTGACCAGTTGTAG
- the CTBP1 gene encoding C-terminal-binding protein 1 isoform 4 (isoform 4 is encoded by transcript variant 6) — MSGVRPPIMNGPLHPRPLVALLDGRDCTVEMPILKDVATVAFCDAQSTQEIHEKVLNEAVGALMYHTITLTREDLEKFKALRIIVRIGSGFDNIDIKSAGDLGIAVCNVPAASVEETADSTLCHILNLYRRATWLHQALREGTRVQSVEQIREVASGAARIRGETLGIIGLGRVGQAVALRAKAFGFNVLFYDPYLSDGVERALGLQRVSTLQDLLFHSDCVTLHCGLNEHNHHLINDFTVKQMRQGAFLVNTARGGLVDEKALAQALKEGRIRGAALDVHESEPFSFSQGPLKDAPNLICTPHAAWYSEQASIEMREEAAREIRRAITGRIPDSLKNCVNKDHLTAATHWASMDPAVVHPELNGAAYSRYPPGVVGVAPTGIPAAVEGIVPSAMSLSHGLPPVAHPPHAPSPGQTVKPEADRDHASDQL; from the exons GCGTCCGACCTCCGATCATGAACGGGCCCCTGCACCCGCGGCCCCTGGTGGCATTGCTGGATGGCCGGGACTGCACAGTGGAGATGCCCATCCTGAAGGACGTGGCCACTGTGGCCTTCTGCGACGCGCAGTCCACGCAGGAGATCCATGAGAAG GTCCTGAACGAGGCTGTGGGGGCCCTGATGTACCACACCATCACTCTCACCAGGGAGGACCTGGAGAAGTTCAAAGCCCTCCGCATCATCGTCCGGATTGGCAGTGGTTTTGACAACATCGACATCAAGTCGGCCGGGGATTTAG GCATTGCCGTCTGCAACGTGCCCGCGGCGTCTGTGGAGGAGACGGCCGACTCGACGCTGTGCCACATCCTGAACCTGTACCGGCGGGCCACCTGGCTGCACCAGGCGCTGCGGGAGGGCACACGAGTCCAGAGCGTCGAGCAGATCCGCGAGGTGGCGTCCGGCGCTGCCAGGATCCGCGGGGAGACCTTGGGCATCATCGGACTTG GTCGCGTGGGGCAGGCAGTGGCGCTGCGGGCCAAGGCCTTCGGCTTCAACGTGCTCTTCTACGACCCTTACTTGTCGGATGGCGTGGAGCGGGCGCTGGGGCTGCAGCGTGTCAGCACCCTGCAGGACCTGCTCTTCCACAGCGACTGCGTGACCCTGCACTGCGGCCTCAACGAGCACAACCACCACCTCATCAACGACTTCACCGTCAAGCAG ATGAGACAAGGGGCCTTCCTGGTGAACACAGCCCGGGGTGGCCTGGTGGATGAGAAGGCGCTGGCCCAGGCCCTGAAGGAGGGCCGGATCCGCGGCGCGGCCCTGGATGTGCACGAGTCGGAACCCTTCAG CTTTAGCCAGGGCCCTCTGAAGGATGCACCCAACCTCATCTGCACCCCCCATGCTGCATGGTACAGCGAGCAGGCATCCATCGAGATGCGAGAGGAGGCGGCACGGGAGATCCGCAGAGCCATCACAG GCCGGATCCCagacagcctgaagaactgtgtcAACAAGGACCATCTGACAGCCGCCACCCACTGGGCCAGCATGGACCCCGCCGTCGTGCACCCTGAGCTCAATGGGGCTGCCTATAG CAGGTACCCTCCGGGCGTGGTGGGCGTGGCCCCCACTGGCATCCCAGCTGCTGTGGAAGGTATCGTCCCCAGCGCCATGTCCCTGTCCCACGGCCTGCCCCCTGTGGCCCACCCGCCCCACGCCCCTTCTCCTGGCCAAACCGTCAAGCCCGAGGCGGATAGAGACCACGCCAGTGACCAGTTGTAG
- the CTBP1 gene encoding C-terminal-binding protein 1 isoform X2 — translation MYHTITLTREDLEKFKALRIIVRIGSGFDNIDIKSAGDLGIAVCNVPAASVEETADSTLCHILNLYRRATWLHQALREGTRVQSVEQIREVASGAARIRGETLGIIGLGRVGQAVALRAKAFGFNVLFYDPYLSDGVERALGLQRVSTLQDLLFHSDCVTLHCGLNEHNHHLINDFTVKQMRQGAFLVNTARGGLVDEKALAQALKEGRIRGAALDVHESEPFSFSQGPLKDAPNLICTPHAAWYSEQASIEMREEAAREIRRAITGRIPDSLKNCVNKDHLTAATHWASMDPAVVHPELNGAAYSRYPPGVVGVAPTGIPAAVEGIVPSAMSLSHGLPPVAHPPHAPSPGQTVKPEADRDHASDQL, via the exons ATGTACCACACCATCACTCTCACCAGGGAGGACCTGGAGAAGTTCAAAGCCCTCCGCATCATCGTCCGGATTGGCAGTGGTTTTGACAACATCGACATCAAGTCGGCCGGGGATTTAG GCATTGCCGTCTGCAACGTGCCCGCGGCGTCTGTGGAGGAGACGGCCGACTCGACGCTGTGCCACATCCTGAACCTGTACCGGCGGGCCACCTGGCTGCACCAGGCGCTGCGGGAGGGCACACGAGTCCAGAGCGTCGAGCAGATCCGCGAGGTGGCGTCCGGCGCTGCCAGGATCCGCGGGGAGACCTTGGGCATCATCGGACTTG GTCGCGTGGGGCAGGCAGTGGCGCTGCGGGCCAAGGCCTTCGGCTTCAACGTGCTCTTCTACGACCCTTACTTGTCGGATGGCGTGGAGCGGGCGCTGGGGCTGCAGCGTGTCAGCACCCTGCAGGACCTGCTCTTCCACAGCGACTGCGTGACCCTGCACTGCGGCCTCAACGAGCACAACCACCACCTCATCAACGACTTCACCGTCAAGCAG ATGAGACAAGGGGCCTTCCTGGTGAACACAGCCCGGGGTGGCCTGGTGGATGAGAAGGCGCTGGCCCAGGCCCTGAAGGAGGGCCGGATCCGCGGCGCGGCCCTGGATGTGCACGAGTCGGAACCCTTCAG CTTTAGCCAGGGCCCTCTGAAGGATGCACCCAACCTCATCTGCACCCCCCATGCTGCATGGTACAGCGAGCAGGCATCCATCGAGATGCGAGAGGAGGCGGCACGGGAGATCCGCAGAGCCATCACAG GCCGGATCCCagacagcctgaagaactgtgtcAACAAGGACCATCTGACAGCCGCCACCCACTGGGCCAGCATGGACCCCGCCGTCGTGCACCCTGAGCTCAATGGGGCTGCCTATAG CAGGTACCCTCCGGGCGTGGTGGGCGTGGCCCCCACTGGCATCCCAGCTGCTGTGGAAGGTATCGTCCCCAGCGCCATGTCCCTGTCCCACGGCCTGCCCCCTGTGGCCCACCCGCCCCACGCCCCTTCTCCTGGCCAAACCGTCAAGCCCGAGGCGGATAGAGACCACGCCAGTGACCAGTTGTAG
- the CTBP1 gene encoding C-terminal-binding protein 1 isoform 2 (isoform 2 is encoded by transcript variant 2), translated as MSGVRPPIMNGPLHPRPLVALLDGRDCTVEMPILKDVATVAFCDAQSTQEIHEKVLNEAVGALMYHTITLTREDLEKFKALRIIVRIGSGFDNIDIKSAGDLGIAVCNVPAASVEETADSTLCHILNLYRRATWLHQALREGTRVQSVEQIREVASGAARIRGETLGIIGLGRVGQAVALRAKAFGFNVLFYDPYLSDGVERALGLQRVSTLQDLLFHSDCVTLHCGLNEHNHHLINDFTVKQMRQGAFLVNTARGGLVDEKALAQALKEGRIRGAALDVHESEPFSFSQGPLKDAPNLICTPHAAWYSEQASIEMREEAAREIRRAITGRIPDSLKNCVNKDHLTAATHWASMDPAVVHPELNGAAYRYPPGVVGVAPTGIPAAVEGIVPSAMSLSHGLPPVAHPPHAPSPGQTVKPEADRDHASDQL; from the exons GCGTCCGACCTCCGATCATGAACGGGCCCCTGCACCCGCGGCCCCTGGTGGCATTGCTGGATGGCCGGGACTGCACAGTGGAGATGCCCATCCTGAAGGACGTGGCCACTGTGGCCTTCTGCGACGCGCAGTCCACGCAGGAGATCCATGAGAAG GTCCTGAACGAGGCTGTGGGGGCCCTGATGTACCACACCATCACTCTCACCAGGGAGGACCTGGAGAAGTTCAAAGCCCTCCGCATCATCGTCCGGATTGGCAGTGGTTTTGACAACATCGACATCAAGTCGGCCGGGGATTTAG GCATTGCCGTCTGCAACGTGCCCGCGGCGTCTGTGGAGGAGACGGCCGACTCGACGCTGTGCCACATCCTGAACCTGTACCGGCGGGCCACCTGGCTGCACCAGGCGCTGCGGGAGGGCACACGAGTCCAGAGCGTCGAGCAGATCCGCGAGGTGGCGTCCGGCGCTGCCAGGATCCGCGGGGAGACCTTGGGCATCATCGGACTTG GTCGCGTGGGGCAGGCAGTGGCGCTGCGGGCCAAGGCCTTCGGCTTCAACGTGCTCTTCTACGACCCTTACTTGTCGGATGGCGTGGAGCGGGCGCTGGGGCTGCAGCGTGTCAGCACCCTGCAGGACCTGCTCTTCCACAGCGACTGCGTGACCCTGCACTGCGGCCTCAACGAGCACAACCACCACCTCATCAACGACTTCACCGTCAAGCAG ATGAGACAAGGGGCCTTCCTGGTGAACACAGCCCGGGGTGGCCTGGTGGATGAGAAGGCGCTGGCCCAGGCCCTGAAGGAGGGCCGGATCCGCGGCGCGGCCCTGGATGTGCACGAGTCGGAACCCTTCAG CTTTAGCCAGGGCCCTCTGAAGGATGCACCCAACCTCATCTGCACCCCCCATGCTGCATGGTACAGCGAGCAGGCATCCATCGAGATGCGAGAGGAGGCGGCACGGGAGATCCGCAGAGCCATCACAG GCCGGATCCCagacagcctgaagaactgtgtcAACAAGGACCATCTGACAGCCGCCACCCACTGGGCCAGCATGGACCCCGCCGTCGTGCACCCTGAGCTCAATGGGGCTGCCTATAG GTACCCTCCGGGCGTGGTGGGCGTGGCCCCCACTGGCATCCCAGCTGCTGTGGAAGGTATCGTCCCCAGCGCCATGTCCCTGTCCCACGGCCTGCCCCCTGTGGCCCACCCGCCCCACGCCCCTTCTCCTGGCCAAACCGTCAAGCCCGAGGCGGATAGAGACCACGCCAGTGACCAGTTGTAG